Proteins from a genomic interval of Streptomyces fodineus:
- a CDS encoding glutamine synthetase family protein, protein MADRTPPLSVEELHALVASGEIDTVVLAFPDMQGRLQGKRFAARFFLDEVLQHGTEGCNYLLAVDTEMNTVDGYAMSSWDRGYGDFAMAPDLATLRRIPWHPGTALLVADLAWNDGSPVVAAPRQILRRQLERLAELGYTAQVGTELEFIVFKDSYEQAWDAGYRGLTPANQYNIDYSILGTGRIEPLLRRLRNDMAGAGLTVESAKGECNPGQHEIAFRYDEALVTCDQHALYKTGAKEIAAQEGVSITFMAKYNEREGNSCHIHLSLADADGRNAMADADGMSEVMRHFLAGQLAALRDFSLLYAPNINSYKRFQPGSFAPTAVAWGHDNRTCALRVVGHGRSLRFENRLPGGDVNPHLAVAGLVAAGLYGIEQKLELPEPCPGNAYTAGLAHVPTTLREAAELWEKSPIAQAAFGDEVVAHYRNMARVELEAFDAAVTDWELRRSFERL, encoded by the coding sequence GTGGCAGACCGCACACCCCCGCTCAGCGTCGAGGAACTGCACGCCCTCGTCGCGAGCGGTGAGATCGACACTGTCGTCCTGGCCTTCCCCGATATGCAAGGGCGCCTCCAGGGCAAGCGGTTCGCCGCCCGCTTCTTCCTGGACGAGGTCCTGCAGCACGGCACCGAGGGCTGCAACTACCTCCTCGCCGTCGACACCGAGATGAACACCGTCGACGGCTACGCGATGTCCTCCTGGGACCGCGGCTACGGCGACTTCGCCATGGCCCCCGACCTCGCCACCCTGCGCCGCATCCCCTGGCACCCCGGCACCGCCCTGCTCGTCGCGGACCTCGCCTGGAACGACGGTTCGCCGGTCGTCGCCGCGCCCCGCCAGATCCTGCGCCGCCAGCTGGAGCGGCTGGCCGAGCTCGGCTACACCGCCCAGGTCGGCACCGAGCTGGAGTTCATCGTCTTCAAGGACTCCTACGAACAGGCCTGGGACGCGGGCTACCGGGGCCTGACCCCGGCCAACCAGTACAACATCGACTACTCCATCCTCGGCACCGGCCGCATCGAGCCCCTGCTGCGCCGGCTGCGCAACGACATGGCCGGCGCCGGCCTCACCGTCGAGTCCGCCAAGGGCGAGTGCAACCCCGGCCAGCACGAGATCGCCTTCCGCTACGACGAGGCCCTCGTCACCTGCGACCAGCACGCGCTGTACAAGACCGGCGCGAAGGAGATCGCCGCCCAGGAAGGCGTCTCGATCACCTTCATGGCCAAGTACAACGAGCGCGAGGGCAACTCCTGCCACATCCACCTCTCGCTCGCCGACGCCGACGGCAGGAACGCGATGGCCGACGCCGACGGAATGTCCGAGGTCATGCGGCACTTCCTCGCCGGGCAGCTCGCCGCGCTGCGCGACTTCTCGCTCCTCTACGCCCCGAACATCAACTCCTACAAGCGGTTCCAGCCCGGCTCGTTCGCGCCCACCGCCGTCGCCTGGGGTCACGACAACCGCACCTGCGCCCTGCGCGTGGTCGGCCACGGCCGCTCCCTGCGCTTCGAGAACCGCCTGCCCGGCGGCGACGTCAACCCCCACCTCGCCGTCGCCGGTCTGGTCGCGGCCGGCCTGTACGGCATCGAGCAGAAGCTCGAACTCCCCGAGCCCTGCCCCGGCAACGCCTACACCGCCGGCCTCGCACACGTCCCGACCACCCTGCGCGAGGCCGCCGAGCTGTGGGAGAAGAGCCCCATCGCGCAGGCCGCCTTCGGCGACGAGGTCGTCGCGCACTACCGCAACATGGCGCGCGTCGAGCTGGAGGCCTTCGACGCCGCGGTCACCGACTGGGAGCTGCGCCGCTCCTTCGAACGCCTGTGA